CGGGGGCNNNNNNNNNNGCGGGTTATCAACATGGGCGCCTTCTACCTGGCGCCGTCGGACCCGGCTTTGTTGACGCGCCTTGCCGAAAATGCCGTGGCCAAAACGGCCCTGGCGGCCGCGACCAGAGTGATGGCCGATGAGCTTGCACCCCACATCACGGTAAACTGCGTCGCCCCTGGCCCGGTGGGGGCCGATCACCCGATGCGGGAGCTGACAGCTCATTTCCCGGTTCCTCCCCCGGCCGATCCCGACGAGCTTGCTGATCTGGTTGCGTTTCTGTGTTCTCGCCAAGCTGGGCACCTTACAGGGCTCGCCATCCCATTCGATGGCGGGTCGACGAGGCGAATCCCGTGAGTGGTGTGATAGACCGCTCAGGGGACGGCATGGGAGTTCATTGAGGACGTGGAAGCCCTCACCGCTTCCCGAGGTTTCAGCCGACCGCCTGCGCCTCGGGAAGGGCAGGGCAGTCCGGCCGTTGATCTTGCTGGTCAATGATGAGGAAGGAGGGTCAATCGTCTTGTTCTGGCTTGCTCTGGCCCTGTTT
This Bacillota bacterium DNA region includes the following protein-coding sequences:
- a CDS encoding SDR family oxidoreductase, with product RVINMGAFYLAPSDPALLTRLAENAVAKTALAAATRVMADELAPHITVNCVAPGPVGADHPMRELTAHFPVPPPADPDELADLVAFLCSRQAGHLTGLAIPFDGGSTRRIP